TTGCGGATTACGTGCATACGTACCGCACATAATTTTTCCTTTCGAACCAACGAAGATGACACCGCCACCCCAGTCGCCCATCATTTCTCCGTCTTCCAGCTCTTCAGGACGTTCGGGTAACAGACCGCCGTCGTACCAGGTAACTTTCACAGCCGGCATGGCTACTTTGGGTAAGTTATCCCTTTCAGGGAACCAGTAAGTTACCTTTTGTGCTTCAGGTGCCGATTCGGTATTGATTTGGGTTGAGCTACCTTCAACAGCAGTTGGATACTTTAGTTTCAATGCTTTGAAAACCGGGTCGAGAATGTGGCAGGCCATGTCGCCTAACGCTCCGGTTCCAAAGTCCCACCAGCCACGCCAGTTCCACGGTGTGTAGATGGGGTTGTACGGACGGTAAGCTGCCGGGCCGAGGAACAGATCCCAATCGAGGGTTCTGGGTACGCGAACTTTTTCAGTAGGACGCTCGAGACCTTGAGGCCAGATTGGACGGTTGGTCCAGGCATGTACTTCCTTGATGTCGCCGATAGTTCCGGCCCAAATCCATTCACAAATTTCACGGATTCCTTCGCCTGAGTTACCCTGGTTTCCCATTTGGGTGGCTACGCCCATTTCGTTAGCCGTATTGGTCAGCAGGCGCGATTCGTAAACCGAGTGGGTTAACGGCTTCTGAACGTACACATGTTTACCTAGTTTCATGGCTTCGTAAGCAGCCAGGGCATGCACGTGGTCAGGAGTAGCGACCATCACGGCGTCAATATCCTTCTGCTTGTCGAGCAATTCGCGGAAATCTTTGTAACGGACCGCGTTTGGATAATCGTTGAATGTTTTACCGGCGTATTTCCAGTCAACATCGGCCAATGCAACGATATTCTCCGTATTCATGTTTTTCAGGTTGGTACGGCCCATTCCGCCCACACCGATTCCGGCAATGTTCAGCTTATCGCTGGGCGCTTTGTGCCCCAAACCGGCTATGGTGTTACTGGGAAGAATTGTAAATCCTGCAGCGGCTGCTGCGGACGTGCCGAGAAAAGCACGTCGGGAAACGTTGCTTTGGTTCTTTTTAGCTTTTGTCATTTTAATTAGTTTTAGTATGAAGTCGGATATTGGTCTCTAAATATAATTTTTAATTCATGGATTTTCAAAATTGAAGTCCTCTTTCGATCCCCAGATCAGCTGACTTGGCCATGATTTACCGGTATTGGTGGTGTGTTTGGCTGACTTTAGCGCGGCTTTGTGGATTGGCTTATTGTTGTTTAGACAGCTTCTAAATTTTTTACCGGTTACCGGAAAAGAAAAAGGCATCCATAATGGATGCCCCCTATTGGTTAGTTTGATTTACAATTAGTATTCTGAGCCTATGTCGTCTCCGCCGCCTTCCTGGTTGTTGCCATTTCTCGACTTCGACCGGTAATTATTGATAATGTAGCTTAGAGTTAACTGAAATACCCTTGGTTCTCTCTTGAATTCAAAATCGGTTTTGAAACCATCGCCATACGATGTTCCGCTTCGCTTCATCGTGCCGAAAATATCACGGACCTGCAAGGTTGCAGATAGTTTCTTATTGAACAGCTCCTGCTTCAGTGATGCATTGGCGAATGCCATTCCATTGTACTCACCCTGCGCTGATACTGAAGGACCGCGATAGATGGACATCAACTGAAAACGGGTAGTCGGAGTGAATTTGACATCAGCTGTTAAGCGGGAGTTAAAGTTGGTGCTGTTTCGGTCGACACTTTCTCCGTTTACGCTTCCCTCCAGGCGATAGTAGAAAACGGTTCCGCTGGCGATAATCCGAAGCCAGGGATAAAGATCGAGGTTCGCCATCAATTCACTACCCAGCGAATGGTCGCGGTTCATATTGGCACGCGTGTGGTAGATAATTCCATCACTGTGTAACTCCTGAATACGGGTAATCAGGTTATTGGTACGGCGATAATATCCTTCCAGCGAGATGAATGACTTCTTGATACGTTTCAGTACCGATAATTCGTATGAATCAGTGTATTCAGGTTCCAACGCCGGATTTCCTACCCGGATGTTGTACGGGTCCATGTAGGACGGGAAGGGTTCTAAATCCCAGCCTCTTGGGCGACTGATGCGTCGGCTGTAACTGGATTGCAGTTCGATATCCCTTCCAAATTTTTGAGACAGATGGACAGACGGAAACCAATCAACCCGGTCAATGATATACGGATCGGACGAGGCCGTGTGATCCATTTCGCGCTTGGTATATTCCGCCCTTAATCCAGTTTGCCACGAGAAGGATTTGGTCGAGTGTGACCAGATTGCATAAAGCGCGTGGATATCGCGGCTAAAATCGAAGGCACTACTGAAATTCGGATTATTGACCCAGCTATCACTGGTGTAGTCAAAATTCTCGAAAAGGTAATCTTCCGATTCCCGGTTGATGCGTCCCTGATATCCGGCTTCGAATTTATTTTCGTCGTTTACCGGAAGGGTATAATCGGCTTTAAGCCGGTATTCATTGTCATTCGATGCTTCTACCGTCCGTATTTTGTCCGGATTCTGGTCAATGGGATTACCATTGGCATCGGTGGGGTACCGGGTTTGGTATTCATTATCGGGTCCCTTACGACCACTGGCGTAAAATGTTGCTATTAGTTTGTGTCCTTCTTTGTTAAAGTCGTGACTGTAAGTGAAATCAGAATTCCAGTAGTTTCCGTTTCGGGCTGATGTATTGTCTTCGTAAATATAATTGTCTGTGTTAAAATTGTCGTAGGTGTGTTGAGTCGAAAGGCTGTTGCTCTGGAAAGTATAATCACCTACGCGTCCGCTGACGCTGAGCGTAGTATTGTCAGAAATGCGGTAATCGACTCCGCCTCGAATACCTTTCCCTTTCCAGGTGCGATCCATGTTACCAACCGAGTTGATTACAGTTGTCGTATCGGCATTATATAGTTCCTGATGTACATTTCTTTCGCCCTTAAAAACCATGTTTTGAAAATCTCCTCCAAGCAGAAAGGTCCATTTGTCGTTTCGATAGTTCAGGGTCATGTCTCCACGGGTTTTGTTTGTGTTACTTGCGCTGAGGTTGGCAACACCACTGAATGCCCCCTTAATGTGTTTCTTCATCACCACGTTGATGATTCCTGCGACGCCCTCAGGGTCATATTTGGCCGAAGGATTGGTGATAACTTCTATCCTTTCGATATCGCTGGCCGGAATCTGCTTCAATGCGTCGCTACCATCCAGTACGCTGGGTTTACCATCGATGAGCACGGTGAAATCCGAGCTACCGCGAACCGACACATTTCCTTCGATGTCAACATCTACCGACGGGGTGTTGGCGAGCGCATCTACGGCCGAACCTCCGGCGGCACTAATTTCCTGACTAACGTTCACCACGCGCCGGTCGAGTTTAAATTCCACCCGGGCTTTATCGGCCACCACGTCCACACCCTTCAGCTCTTTTGAAGCCGGTTTCAGTTCCAGTGTACCAATATCGGCGACTGAACCGGAACGATTGATACTAATTCCCGGAAGGGTATGTTTTTCGTAACCTATGAAGTTGGCCTGAAGATAGTAGTTCCCCGGAGGAACGTTTTTTATCTGGAACGACCCATCGGCTTGTGTCATAATTCCTCCAACAATCGATGAATCCTGTTGTGAATAGATAGCCACATTGGCATATTCCATAGGGGTTTTGGTGCCGGCTTCCACTATTTTTCCCTTTACGATTCCCGGGAATGTTGCAGGAGGATTTCCTGCGGCACCAGGCGCAGGAGCCGGTTGGGCATATAACTGGAATATGAGTCCTGTAATGACTAAGCTAATGAGTAATATCTTTTTCATAGAGAGAATTTCCTGTCGTTTTGTTTCACGATTCATTGGATGGGAAAAGCCGGGATTGGTTTAATCAGAAAATTAAAAAATACAACAAAAGGGGATAAGTGTATCCGAAATGCCTGATTGTATTATTGTTCAGGAAACAGAAATGCTTAAAATGGTTGGATGAGTAGAAATCGTGGGGTGAATTTATTCGCGGGAACGATGCTCACGATGGATCAGATAGCGTCCATGATCGGAGAAAAAGAGAGCTACAAAGAGGAGGGTGGCAATCATGGCTTTACTGAGGTGTATTCTTTCCAGGCAAACAGATAAAAATAAAAGTGCGGCAATCAAAGCGAGCAGCAACAGAAAATATCCGGCTATGTAGAGAAAGAGACGCATCGGGGTTATTTTTATTTGTTTTACACAATTTACGAAAATTGCATAACAGAAGATTCATTTCATTCCCAGCTTTTTACCTTTTGTTAATAAATTGAGGGCTTCTGTTGATCGTTTCTGCCTTGTTGCGCTTTGTTTGCCCGAACCGATCCACCGGACGAAAAGATCTTTCTGCTTCTCAGTCAGGTTCTCAAAATGTTTTCGGGCTTTGGGACTTCGCGATAGCGCTTCCCGGAATTCCAGGCACATTTCCGTTTTGGATTCCTCCTCCGGCATATCGCCTTTCATCACTTTTTCAGGAATAACATCCAAACCGGCCGGCTGAATTCTTGTTGTGCTTTTGAGTAACTGAATTCGCTTGATATTGGACGCCGACCATTGACTGTCCGGTTTCCGGGGTGTGAATTTCCGGGCATACCGGTCTTCATTCAACCGTTTAATCAGACTGTCAATCCAGCCCCAGCACAGTGCTTCCTGAACCGAATCTTCGTATGCAACAGAGCACTGACCTGTATGTTTTTTGTGGTAAACCAGCCATACTTCCGTCTCTTTCGCATGGTTTTCCTTTAGCCATTGCCTCCATTCTTCCAGTGTTGCCGGAGAAGTTGTTTTCATTATTTCCCGTTTGAGAAATAAAGTTAGGACAAAAAAATCCCCGCCGGAAAGCGGGGAAGTGTTTTTATGCTTTTGCTTTGGTTCCGAACTTCGGGTCGATTTTTAGCAGCGAAATGAGAATGAACCCCGGAATGGTACAGAGCATGACCCAAACGAAGAAATGCTGGTACCCGACGGTCTCCTGAATCCAGCCGCTGACCATGCCCGGAAGCATCATGCCCAGGGCCATAAAACCAGTACACAACGCGTAGTGAGCGGTTTTGTGTTCGCCGTCCGAAATGTAGATCATGTACAACATGTAGGCGGTAAATCCGAAGCCGTAGCCGAATTGCTCGATGCCAACCGATGTTACAATGGGCAGCATGGTGTCCGGTTGCACATAGGCGAGGTACACATACACCAGGTTGGGGAGGTTCATCGCTACGGCCATCCACCAGATGGTTTTCTTCAGGCCCCATTTGGCTGCCACAAAACCACCCAGAATTCCGCCGACGGTCAGGGCAATCATCCCAATGGTTCCGTAAATCAAACCGATGTCCCCGGTGGTTAACGCCAAACCTCCTTCGGCGCGCCCGTCGAGCATGAACGGTGAGGCTAATTTCACCAGCTGCGATTCACCTAACCGGAAGAGCAGCAAAAAGGCAAGTCCGGCCCAAATGTTTTTCTTGCGGAAGAAAGAGGCAAATGTTTCGAACACTTCGTGCATCACGCGGGACAATGATGTCTTTTCGTGTTTGTCGGTATCTTCGGCCGGGCGGGGTAGTATGAACCGGTGCCACAGGAAGAATAGGATGAACAATCCGCCGAGTACCATAAAGGTCAGACTCCAGGCCAGCGGAATATTACCGGCTCGTCCCGAGAAGGTAGCTTCCGCTTTTTTCGTCAGTTTCGGATCAACCTGCACGATGGCAAACGCTGGTTCGTTCCAGTTCTTGTCCGTGAAAACAAAACGGGTTCCTTCCTTCAGGTGAAAGCTTTTGTTGCCTGAGTTCATGCCAAAATTCAAGACAACTTCCTTTCCGTCTTTCGGTGGCTGGCTCAGTTTGTAAGCAACCAGGGCAAACCCGGATGTTGTGCCGTTTGAACCATCGGGGGTTCCTTTGAGCGAAGTTTCTTCAGAATAGAATCCATGGCTGATGTTCCATTCTTTCACTGCCGTGAAAACGCTGTCGGCTTTTTCCCGGGAAACCGGAACCGTGCCGATTTGAATGTCTTTTTGGGAAGGAACTAAAACGTAATCGCTGCTTTTCGTTTCCGGAAAACTGATATTACTGGGTTGGAATTGTATCGTTGTCTCTTTTCCGGGTACGGAATGAAAGGCGATATCCGTTTCCGGAAGACCGGTGGCAGTTTCGAGGTAACCGGCCAGGATGACCAGCAATCCCTGTCCGGTGAGCATGGCAAAGCGGTAAAAGGTATTGCGGATGCCCACGAAATAGGTTTGCTCGTACTGATTGAGACCCATCATGTAAAAGCCGTCGGCGGCAATGTCATGTGTGGCCGAACTGAACGCGACGAGCCACAAAAACGCCAGCGAGTAGCGGAAAAAGTTGGGCATCGGAATCGTCAAGGCTACACCGGCCAAGCCGGCACCGACCAGCAACTGCATGATGACAATCCACCAGCGCTTGGTGCGCAACACGTCGACCACCGGGCTCCACAGCGGCTTGATGACCCACGGCAAATAAAGCCAACTGGTATATAAAGCGATGTCGGTATTGGAGATTCCCAGCCGTTTGTACATGATGACCGAAACCGTCATTACGATAACATAGGGAAGCCCTTCTGCGAAATAAAGTGTGGGAATCCACGCCCACGGATTTCTTTTGGTTGGTGTTGCGTTTTGTCGCATGCGTTAGAATCTATTGGGTTGATAATTGTTTTCCTTCAGAAAATGGATGACCTTGCCAAGCTGGTCATAAAACTTGTCCTTCCTGTCCGGCGATGTTCCGAGATGAATGAGGATTATGCAGCCATTCAATCCGCCCGGTTTCGTTTTCTCGAATTGTACCAAGTCGTTGTACAACTGGTCCGAACTGCGGTAATTCTTCATGTCGGGTGTGGTGTAATCGGCATTGGTGCGGATGCCCGGCGTGAAATTGACGAGCGTCAGCCCCAAATCGCGGCTCCAGTCGGCAATGGCCCGGTTGTACCACTCGTAAGGCGGCATGAACGTGGTCACTTCTTTGGCAGGAATGCCGGCGGCTTCCATCGCTTTGATGTTGTTGCGCAAATCGTCGGTAAATTCATCGCGGGTCACCAGCAACGAATCGCGTTGGGTCCAGTCGGCATACAGCAGATGTTTGTCGGAGTGGGGACCGAGATACTGGCCGTCTTCGCGGAGACGCACAATCAGTTTCCGGTTGTCCGGATTCCGGTAAAAGTCGCCGGTGAAAAAGAACGAAGCTTTTACATGGTTCCGGCGTAATATTTTCTCGATGGTTTTGCCGCCATCGTTGGTGTCGTGGGCTGAGAAAACGAGGTAAACTGTCGATTCTAGGGAGTCCATCCGGACGATGCCGCCCTGTACTTTCTTTACATTTTCATAAGTTTTGCTCTTCATTCCCTCTTTCTGAAGCGAGGAGAGAAGATAGCTAAGACTGGCCGTTCCGTCCATGGTGGGCTCGTTGGTGGAGTAGTCGCCTTCGTCGTCATGATACACCGCGCGTCCGTTTTGGAAGGCAGCGTAATCATCGTCATGCAGCAGGCGGATGCCGCGCAGGTTGTTGTAAATCGACGTGTAAACGGGGCCGTCCACCAATCCGCCATAAGTCAGCTTCCCTAAAATCACTTTATAGGATGAGTGCGGGTTGACCGGATAGTCGCCTCCGGCCGGCAAGCCAACCACCATCGATGTTCCCCAGGGGTTGCATCCGAAGAGCCAGTCGCGCAATGCCGCTTCCATTTCCCGGTAGGTTTGGTCGCCGGTGATTTGGCGGTACAACCGGGCTTGTGTGGCCGCTGCTGTGACCAGGTTGTTCGAGCACCAGATAAACGGTATCCCGATGAGAAACGGGTCTTTCTTTGCCCGTGCGTAGATGTCGGCCAGTCCTTGCTTCAGGTCGGCGGCAAAGACCTTCGCTTGCGCGGAATCGCCATGAGCGGCAAGGTATACATGGCCTAAGTTCATGAATGGGTAGAACTGGTAATGCCGGGCGCGGTTCAGCTCCATCCAGGGAGTTACCGGCTCCAGTTTTCCCCAGTAAGCAGCATCCTGCAAATATTTTTTCTTTCCGGTTGCTTCATTGAGGGCCGCAGCGGCCAGTTCCAGGTCGTCGACGTAATTGTCTTCTTCGTAAAAATAGGGCGAAACATAACAAGCGGTTTGGCAAGCCCCGGGCTCCGATACTCCGAATTGAAAGGCGGCTTTGGCTTTTCGAATCAGCGTGTCCGCGAAAGCGGGATCGGATTTTTTGTAAATGTCGGCGGCCAGGGCAAAAGCGGATGCAAACTTCCCGGCTGTTGAAGCTACACCGGTTGTTCGGTTCTTGAACTCGCCCAAACCCTGCGGTTTTCCGGTAACGAAATACACCGGGCGGCATTTGCCCAGTCCATAGTTAGCGGTGTCCTTGTCAGGAAGCCGAAAACCAATGTGATCACGGTCGTCAGCAATCTGGTTGAACATCACATCATCCGACGGATTCATTTTCAGCAACCAGTTGATCCCCCAGCGCGCTTCGTCCAGGATGTCGGGAACGCCATTCGAACCCGGCAAACCGTTGGCCTTGTAATGGTCGCCGTATGCTTCGGGATTTTCCCGGTAGGCAAACAGCATTTGGGCTACGGCATTCGCCGAAGTGGTAACATACTGCAGGTAGTCGGTGGCATCGTGCCAGCCGCCGGTGACGTTGATGAATTCCCCGGAGCGGGTCGGATGATCGACAATGATGCCGTCGTGCGTGTGACACGAATCATCGAGGAACGGATTAAACCCGCACCGCTGCTGCCGCATGTATTTCAGGATGTAGTCGGCGGTGCCGTCGTACACATGTTCCGAAATACTGAATTGCGGTGATTCCAGTTTCCCGATACGAAGGAAATAGCCTCCGGGCCTGGTATAACTGCTGAAGTTGAGCCGGGCAGCACTGGGCATTCCCCAGGGTTTGCCATCTGCCAATTCCGGTTGTCCCATGTAGACTGTCTTCCCGGTAAGGGAATTAACCAACTCGAATTCTTGTGGCAAATCTCCTTCCGGTGAAAGAAAAACGGCCACCTTGATGTCATCGGGCAGGTAGCCCAGTTGGTTGACGCGGATAACTCCGCGCGCCTGCGTTGTTCCGGCGAAAGCCAGCAACAGGAAACTCAGAATGAACAGATATCGGTTCATGGTTTGGTATGTTTTGGTTTACGAATAGACTTTTTCGAGCAATGCGTCTTTGAAATAGTGCGCCAGGATTTCCCGGTAGGAATATCCCTTTTCGCCCATCACAGCGGCACCAATTTGGCACAGACCAACGCCGTGCCCCCAGCCGGCTCCGGTCAGGATGAATTTCGCCGGAAGGCCGTTCTCTTCTCCTTCGGTGTCGACTACAAAGGCCGAGCTGTAAAGATGCGAAGTAGACAGCGCTTTCCGAATTTCCAGCTCCTTACCAATGGTCAGTGTTTTCTTCGTTCCCTCGATGCGTAGCTTGATGAGACGGGCTGAATCGCCCCGTTCTACCGGTACCAATGCCTTGATGTTGCCAAAGTCGATGCCTGTGCGTTTTTTAATGAGCGCACTGATTTCTTCCTGGCTGTACTCTACTTTCCATCGATAGAAATCGGTAGTTTCCTGGTCGTAGTTGTTCAGCACCTGGCTCAAAACTTTGGCATCGGTCGTGTTGCAAAAGGCCGGCGGATTGGAACGAATCCAGCGGTCGGCATTTTCTTCTGCCGTCAGGTCAAGATTAAAACCTTCGGGCGCTTCCGGGTTGTCGATAATCTTCACCAGGTACGGGTGATGCACCGGCTCCCAGCAATTTTCGAATGATTCGGAAATACCTCCGCACGACTTCGAGAAACGCGCGTCGGCAATGTGTTCATTGGAGGTAAGCGCCTCGCCAAAGGTCTCGCGGATAGCGGTAGCGGCATTCTCCGATACCACCCGGGTGATTCCCTGGTAGCGCTGACAATGATCGTCGGCACACACATCGAAATCGGTGTGATCTTCGCGGTCATACCATCTGATCAGTTCATCGGCGGTTTCAAGCGTGGTCACATATTTTTCTTTTTCACTTTGCAGTGATTCATGCTTATCGACCTGCGCGAGTAACCAGCTGCGCGAAATCACAGCGTGGGCTTTCAACAGGTCCATGCTGCTGGTGGCGCTCATTTCCGAAGAGATGACACTCACCAGGTATTGCTCTACCGGCACCAGGTTGATGGCCCGGATGTTTTCGTCTTCGCGGATGAGCTCCAGACCTCCCCGGAATTTCTGGTCTTCCTTGCGCTCCCAGTGGAAGTTGATACCAATGGTCACGTCGTGAAGTAGCAAACTGCAGGCCTCCCGATCGGTCGGTTGGAATATCAGCTTTTCGCCTTCGAAGGAGATCCCTGAGTCGAATTTCACATGGATTTCGTTACCGGAAAAGAAAGCCGAGCCGTTGCCGGTTACTTCTTTGCTCCCGCATTGGTAAACTCCTTCGAGTTCGATTGCGATAGTTTTCTCCGCCATGATACCCACGCGGATATCGGGTTCGTTGCCGTTGTTGTATTTCATGATGCCTGGTTTATGCTGTTATATGTTCAATCAATTATTAATCATTTCTCCATTACTGGTCATGTGTATTCCGACCCTCGCCGTGACCGTTCCGCTGTCCCGGAAGTAGTTCCAACACCGGCAGAACCGTTTCCAACTCCCGCCGAAGTACTTCCAACTACTGCGGAAGTAGTTCCAACGAGTGGACGGGTAGTTCCAACACCGGCAGAACTGTTTCCAACTACCGCCGGAGTACTTCCAACTACTCGCCGTGATGTTCCAACGAGTGGACGGGTAGTTCCAACGCCCCGATTAGTTGTTCCAACCAATGAGCGACATGTTCCAACCATCGCAGAAGTAGTTCCAACACCGGCAGAACTGTTTCCAACTACCGCCGGAGTTCTTCCAACCGCTCGCCGTGATGTTCCAACGAGTGGACGGGTAGTTCCAACGCCCCGATTAGTTGTTCCAACCACTTGCGGAGTTGTTCCAACCGCTGCGGAAGTAGTTCCAACACCGGCAGAACTGTTTCCAACTACCCCCGGGGTTTTTCCAACTAGTGCTATTCACTTTCTATTTGCCCCCTAATCCCCCACCCGGGGGACTTCAGGCCGTCACAGCTAGTAACTTCGGCTCTTTAGAGCATCTGCCCATACTGGCAGCTCCGG
This Prolixibacter sp. NT017 DNA region includes the following protein-coding sequences:
- a CDS encoding Gfo/Idh/MocA family protein; translation: MTKAKKNQSNVSRRAFLGTSAAAAAGFTILPSNTIAGLGHKAPSDKLNIAGIGVGGMGRTNLKNMNTENIVALADVDWKYAGKTFNDYPNAVRYKDFRELLDKQKDIDAVMVATPDHVHALAAYEAMKLGKHVYVQKPLTHSVYESRLLTNTANEMGVATQMGNQGNSGEGIREICEWIWAGTIGDIKEVHAWTNRPIWPQGLERPTEKVRVPRTLDWDLFLGPAAYRPYNPIYTPWNWRGWWDFGTGALGDMACHILDPVFKALKLKYPTAVEGSSTQINTESAPEAQKVTYWFPERDNLPKVAMPAVKVTWYDGGLLPERPEELEDGEMMGDWGGGVIFVGSKGKIMCGTYARNPQLLPTKKMETFKQPEKTLRRIPKAMEGGHEQDWIRACKEDKSNRLEASSNFNYSGPLNEMVVMGVLAVRLQDLKRRLEWDGENMKFTNIGDNDQIRVVTSDKFEVVDGDPKFDTKYDTMNAKKAAEEWIRHHYREGWQQI
- a CDS encoding TonB-dependent receptor domain-containing protein — protein: MKKILLISLVITGLIFQLYAQPAPAPGAAGNPPATFPGIVKGKIVEAGTKTPMEYANVAIYSQQDSSIVGGIMTQADGSFQIKNVPPGNYYLQANFIGYEKHTLPGISINRSGSVADIGTLELKPASKELKGVDVVADKARVEFKLDRRVVNVSQEISAAGGSAVDALANTPSVDVDIEGNVSVRGSSDFTVLIDGKPSVLDGSDALKQIPASDIERIEVITNPSAKYDPEGVAGIINVVMKKHIKGAFSGVANLSASNTNKTRGDMTLNYRNDKWTFLLGGDFQNMVFKGERNVHQELYNADTTTVINSVGNMDRTWKGKGIRGGVDYRISDNTTLSVSGRVGDYTFQSNSLSTQHTYDNFNTDNYIYEDNTSARNGNYWNSDFTYSHDFNKEGHKLIATFYASGRKGPDNEYQTRYPTDANGNPIDQNPDKIRTVEASNDNEYRLKADYTLPVNDENKFEAGYQGRINRESEDYLFENFDYTSDSWVNNPNFSSAFDFSRDIHALYAIWSHSTKSFSWQTGLRAEYTKREMDHTASSDPYIIDRVDWFPSVHLSQKFGRDIELQSSYSRRISRPRGWDLEPFPSYMDPYNIRVGNPALEPEYTDSYELSVLKRIKKSFISLEGYYRRTNNLITRIQELHSDGIIYHTRANMNRDHSLGSELMANLDLYPWLRIIASGTVFYYRLEGSVNGESVDRNSTNFNSRLTADVKFTPTTRFQLMSIYRGPSVSAQGEYNGMAFANASLKQELFNKKLSATLQVRDIFGTMKRSGTSYGDGFKTDFEFKREPRVFQLTLSYIINNYRSKSRNGNNQEGGGDDIGSEY
- a CDS encoding YdeI family protein → MKTTSPATLEEWRQWLKENHAKETEVWLVYHKKHTGQCSVAYEDSVQEALCWGWIDSLIKRLNEDRYARKFTPRKPDSQWSASNIKRIQLLKSTTRIQPAGLDVIPEKVMKGDMPEEESKTEMCLEFREALSRSPKARKHFENLTEKQKDLFVRWIGSGKQSATRQKRSTEALNLLTKGKKLGMK
- a CDS encoding MFS transporter translates to MRQNATPTKRNPWAWIPTLYFAEGLPYVIVMTVSVIMYKRLGISNTDIALYTSWLYLPWVIKPLWSPVVDVLRTKRWWIVIMQLLVGAGLAGVALTIPMPNFFRYSLAFLWLVAFSSATHDIAADGFYMMGLNQYEQTYFVGIRNTFYRFAMLTGQGLLVILAGYLETATGLPETDIAFHSVPGKETTIQFQPSNISFPETKSSDYVLVPSQKDIQIGTVPVSREKADSVFTAVKEWNISHGFYSEETSLKGTPDGSNGTTSGFALVAYKLSQPPKDGKEVVLNFGMNSGNKSFHLKEGTRFVFTDKNWNEPAFAIVQVDPKLTKKAEATFSGRAGNIPLAWSLTFMVLGGLFILFFLWHRFILPRPAEDTDKHEKTSLSRVMHEVFETFASFFRKKNIWAGLAFLLLFRLGESQLVKLASPFMLDGRAEGGLALTTGDIGLIYGTIGMIALTVGGILGGFVAAKWGLKKTIWWMAVAMNLPNLVYVYLAYVQPDTMLPIVTSVGIEQFGYGFGFTAYMLYMIYISDGEHKTAHYALCTGFMALGMMLPGMVSGWIQETVGYQHFFVWVMLCTIPGFILISLLKIDPKFGTKAKA
- a CDS encoding glycoside hydrolase family 9 protein, which translates into the protein MNRYLFILSFLLLAFAGTTQARGVIRVNQLGYLPDDIKVAVFLSPEGDLPQEFELVNSLTGKTVYMGQPELADGKPWGMPSAARLNFSSYTRPGGYFLRIGKLESPQFSISEHVYDGTADYILKYMRQQRCGFNPFLDDSCHTHDGIIVDHPTRSGEFINVTGGWHDATDYLQYVTTSANAVAQMLFAYRENPEAYGDHYKANGLPGSNGVPDILDEARWGINWLLKMNPSDDVMFNQIADDRDHIGFRLPDKDTANYGLGKCRPVYFVTGKPQGLGEFKNRTTGVASTAGKFASAFALAADIYKKSDPAFADTLIRKAKAAFQFGVSEPGACQTACYVSPYFYEEDNYVDDLELAAAALNEATGKKKYLQDAAYWGKLEPVTPWMELNRARHYQFYPFMNLGHVYLAAHGDSAQAKVFAADLKQGLADIYARAKKDPFLIGIPFIWCSNNLVTAAATQARLYRQITGDQTYREMEAALRDWLFGCNPWGTSMVVGLPAGGDYPVNPHSSYKVILGKLTYGGLVDGPVYTSIYNNLRGIRLLHDDDYAAFQNGRAVYHDDEGDYSTNEPTMDGTASLSYLLSSLQKEGMKSKTYENVKKVQGGIVRMDSLESTVYLVFSAHDTNDGGKTIEKILRRNHVKASFFFTGDFYRNPDNRKLIVRLREDGQYLGPHSDKHLLYADWTQRDSLLVTRDEFTDDLRNNIKAMEAAGIPAKEVTTFMPPYEWYNRAIADWSRDLGLTLVNFTPGIRTNADYTTPDMKNYRSSDQLYNDLVQFEKTKPGGLNGCIILIHLGTSPDRKDKFYDQLGKVIHFLKENNYQPNRF
- a CDS encoding SpoIID/LytB domain-containing protein, translating into MKYNNGNEPDIRVGIMAEKTIAIELEGVYQCGSKEVTGNGSAFFSGNEIHVKFDSGISFEGEKLIFQPTDREACSLLLHDVTIGINFHWERKEDQKFRGGLELIREDENIRAINLVPVEQYLVSVISSEMSATSSMDLLKAHAVISRSWLLAQVDKHESLQSEKEKYVTTLETADELIRWYDREDHTDFDVCADDHCQRYQGITRVVSENAATAIRETFGEALTSNEHIADARFSKSCGGISESFENCWEPVHHPYLVKIIDNPEAPEGFNLDLTAEENADRWIRSNPPAFCNTTDAKVLSQVLNNYDQETTDFYRWKVEYSQEEISALIKKRTGIDFGNIKALVPVERGDSARLIKLRIEGTKKTLTIGKELEIRKALSTSHLYSSAFVVDTEGEENGLPAKFILTGAGWGHGVGLCQIGAAVMGEKGYSYREILAHYFKDALLEKVYS